The following are encoded in a window of Helicobacter sp. 'house sparrow 1' genomic DNA:
- a CDS encoding NAD(P)H-dependent glycerol-3-phosphate dehydrogenase, producing MKVSVFGGGAWGRALAYAFSFKNEVGIVSRQDLSLFLDSLHMRYPIKQIDFKESLKSDLFVNVITTTALREWFRLHQIPRDSKMLFACKGIEASTGSFVSDIAYEFLDAKNLCFLAGPSFAKEVMQSLPCALSIHTQNKEVAKEFADCFPGFIKAYIKDDIVGGEIAGAYKNVIAIASGICDGLKLGNNARASLLSRGLIEMNRFGEAFGADIQTFLGLSGAGDLFLSASSNLSRNYRVGMGLAQGRDIKEILEDLGEVAEGVKTTEAIVKIAQEKEIYTPIANEVYKILNKQSSPQQSLERLMR from the coding sequence TTGAAGGTTAGTGTTTTTGGAGGAGGTGCTTGGGGTAGAGCACTTGCATATGCTTTTAGTTTTAAAAATGAAGTTGGAATTGTCTCAAGGCAAGATCTTAGTTTATTTTTAGATTCTTTACATATGAGATATCCAATTAAACAAATTGATTTTAAGGAATCTTTAAAAAGTGATTTGTTTGTCAATGTAATCACGACAACAGCCTTGAGGGAGTGGTTTAGGCTTCATCAAATTCCCAGAGATTCTAAGATGCTTTTTGCTTGTAAGGGGATAGAGGCAAGTACTGGATCTTTTGTTAGTGATATTGCTTATGAGTTCTTGGATGCAAAAAACCTCTGTTTTTTAGCTGGGCCTTCTTTTGCCAAAGAAGTAATGCAGTCTCTTCCCTGTGCTCTCTCCATACATACTCAAAATAAAGAGGTGGCTAAAGAGTTTGCAGACTGCTTTCCTGGTTTTATTAAAGCATATATTAAAGATGATATAGTAGGTGGAGAAATAGCAGGTGCATATAAGAATGTTATTGCTATTGCAAGTGGAATTTGTGATGGATTAAAACTAGGAAACAATGCAAGAGCCTCACTCCTGTCAAGGGGGCTGATTGAGATGAATCGCTTTGGAGAAGCCTTTGGGGCTGATATACAAACTTTTTTAGGTTTATCAGGAGCTGGTGATTTATTCTTGAGTGCAAGCTCGAATCTATCAAGAAATTATCGTGTTGGTATGGGACTTGCACAGGGTAGGGATATCAAAGAGATTCTAGAAGACCTTGGGGAAGTTGCAGAGGGAGTAAAAACTACTGAGGCTATTGTAAAAATTGCTCAAGAAAAAGAGATTTATACACCCATTGCAAATGAAGTTTATAAGATTTTGAATAAACAAAGTTCCCCGCAACAAAGTCTTGAAAGGTTAATGCGATAG
- a CDS encoding FecCD family ABC transporter permease: MQKLLWLCLVLCVFLALLFNGSNFSYLDGIQNVFLHLFYQQELDSNGMVLYEIRLPRIFLALLVGSSLAGCGAIMQNIFRNPLVDPFLLGISSGAALGCALCIGFFNGYGVGFFAFVGAMLAAFLILIFSGLLKQSQISLVLVGIIFSSFLGAVSGLIKYFVSPEKAQAIVIWLLGSLSLATWKDVFLLLGVVIICFTPLFLLRFRINMLALSDLECLSLGINPKTLKIICILLISCICGVAVSVSGTIGWIGLIVPHFARIFVGSNMKVLLPSSMLLGAIILLFMDFLAKNITTSDLPVGALSAIVGAPLFLFFLLLRKH; this comes from the coding sequence GTGCAAAAATTACTTTGGCTATGTTTGGTTTTATGCGTTTTTCTAGCACTCTTGTTTAATGGTTCTAATTTTTCTTATCTAGATGGAATTCAAAATGTTTTCTTGCATTTATTTTATCAACAGGAGCTAGATTCTAATGGAATGGTGCTTTATGAGATTAGACTACCTAGGATTTTTTTAGCTCTTCTTGTGGGGTCAAGTTTGGCAGGCTGTGGTGCCATAATGCAAAATATTTTTAGAAATCCATTGGTTGATCCATTTTTACTAGGAATTTCATCAGGTGCAGCCCTTGGATGTGCCTTGTGTATAGGTTTTTTTAATGGATATGGAGTGGGCTTTTTTGCTTTTGTAGGCGCAATGCTTGCAGCCTTTTTAATCCTAATTTTTTCTGGTCTTTTAAAACAATCACAAATTTCTTTGGTTCTTGTTGGGATTATTTTTTCCTCATTTTTGGGGGCAGTTTCTGGATTAATTAAATATTTTGTGAGCCCTGAAAAGGCTCAAGCTATTGTGATTTGGCTTTTAGGAAGTTTGTCTCTAGCAACTTGGAAGGATGTTTTTTTGCTTCTAGGTGTAGTGATAATTTGTTTTACTCCTCTTTTTTTATTGCGCTTTAGAATCAATATGCTTGCTTTGAGTGACTTGGAGTGCTTGAGCTTAGGAATCAACCCAAAGACTTTAAAGATTATTTGTATTTTGCTTATTAGTTGTATTTGTGGAGTTGCTGTAAGTGTGAGTGGGACTATTGGCTGGATTGGTCTTATTGTTCCACATTTTGCCAGAATCTTTGTAGGTTCTAATATGAAGGTTTTATTGCCAAGTAGTATGTTACTTGGCGCTATCATCTTGCTTTTTATGGATTTTTTGGCTAAAAATATTACAACAAGTGACTTGCCTGTAGGAGCTTTATCAGCAATTGTTGGAGCCCCACTCTTTTTATTCTTTTTGCTTTTAAGGAAGCATTAA
- a CDS encoding ABC transporter ATP-binding protein — MHCFKVNNLYVSRDKKKILQGVNLEIFSSQLTAILAPNGSGKTTLMEAIIGGIRLDDGSIFYDEIDVLKLSCLQRSKIIAFIPQNFECVFDYSVLDFVLLGGNNELKWYGNPDKKLLEQAELLLKDLGILSLKNQSLNALSGGQKQMVLLARALLQKSKVLFLDEPTAWLDLKNQSLFFEILKEKIKENNLCALINIHDPNLVCKYAERVFMLRNGKNFCDGSIKETMTQENLTQLYGLPVWVEQLSSQVIVLT; from the coding sequence ATGCACTGCTTTAAGGTCAATAATCTCTATGTAAGTCGTGATAAAAAGAAAATATTACAAGGTGTTAATTTAGAGATTTTTTCTTCCCAGCTTACGGCAATTTTAGCTCCAAATGGAAGTGGAAAAACGACTTTAATGGAGGCTATTATTGGAGGCATTAGACTTGATGATGGAAGCATTTTTTATGATGAAATAGATGTTTTAAAGCTCTCTTGCTTACAGCGCTCTAAAATTATTGCATTTATTCCACAGAATTTTGAATGTGTTTTTGACTATAGTGTTTTGGATTTTGTTTTACTAGGAGGAAATAACGAACTAAAATGGTATGGGAATCCAGATAAAAAACTCTTGGAACAAGCAGAGCTTCTTTTAAAAGATTTGGGAATTCTAAGCTTAAAAAATCAATCATTGAATGCTTTAAGTGGAGGGCAAAAACAAATGGTATTGCTTGCTAGGGCACTGCTTCAAAAAAGCAAAGTTTTGTTTTTAGATGAGCCTACCGCTTGGCTTGATTTAAAAAATCAAAGTCTCTTTTTTGAGATTTTAAAAGAAAAAATCAAAGAAAATAATCTTTGCGCACTTATCAATATCCACGACCCTAATCTTGTTTGTAAATATGCAGAGAGGGTTTTTATGCTAAGGAATGGAAAGAATTTTTGTGATGGAAGCATCAAAGAAACAATGACGCAAGAAAATCTTACCCAACTTTATGGGTTACCTGTTTGGGTAGAGCAATTATCTTCTCAAGTTATTGTGCTGACCTAG
- the flgG gene encoding flagellar basal-body rod protein FlgG, with protein sequence MMRSLYSATTGMLGQQLQIDTTSNNIANVNTAGYKKQRAEFNDLFYQTMQYAGTATSENTISPTGIEVGLGVRAGAITKMFSQGSPKETENNLDVAITGKGFFQIQLPDGTMAYTRSGNFKLDDNGNVVTSEGYLLVPQITIPQDATQINIGNDGTVSVVQGNQGVSNILGQIELANFINPAGLHSLGDNLYINTNASGDPIVGVAGTNGMGQLKQGFLELSNVRLVEEMTDLITGQRAYEANSKSIQTADAMLQTVNGLKR encoded by the coding sequence ATGATGCGTTCTTTGTATTCTGCAACTACTGGTATGCTTGGACAGCAGTTACAGATAGATACCACTTCAAATAATATTGCAAATGTTAATACTGCAGGCTATAAAAAACAGCGTGCAGAATTTAATGACTTGTTTTATCAAACTATGCAATATGCCGGCACAGCAACAAGTGAAAATACTATTTCTCCAACAGGGATTGAAGTAGGTCTTGGGGTGCGTGCAGGGGCTATTACAAAAATGTTCTCTCAAGGCAGTCCAAAGGAGACAGAAAATAATTTAGATGTGGCTATTACAGGGAAGGGATTTTTTCAAATCCAGCTTCCAGATGGTACCATGGCATATACAAGAAGTGGTAATTTTAAACTTGATGATAATGGAAATGTGGTAACTTCAGAAGGGTATTTATTGGTTCCACAAATTACTATTCCACAAGATGCAACACAAATCAATATTGGTAATGATGGAACTGTAAGTGTGGTTCAGGGTAATCAGGGTGTAAGCAATATACTAGGACAAATTGAATTGGCAAATTTTATCAATCCTGCAGGACTTCATAGTCTTGGAGACAATCTTTATATTAATACAAATGCTTCAGGAGATCCTATTGTGGGTGTTGCAGGAACCAATGGAATGGGTCAGCTTAAACAAGGTTTTTTAGAGCTTAGTAATGTGAGGTTGGTGGAAGAAATGACAGATCTTATAACAGGACAAAGAGCTTATGAAGCCAACTCAAAATCCATTCAAACAGCAGATGCAATGTTACAAACTGTGAATGGATTAAAGAGATAA
- the nusA gene encoding transcription termination factor NusA, whose amino-acid sequence MEKILDIIEILSYEKGIPNDLVLDIVKNLIIKTAKQEIGEDIDYSVEENQKERTLKLIHNLNVCEDNAPMLQEGLRNFIGISEAKKIDETLNIGDMIKSELTLENMSRSAVNRIFKDLEFHLQRTIEEQLFKSFKEKLGSLVSGVVLEVDSEETTFIEINEIRAFLPLKNRIKGEKFKVGDSVTTILKSVRMDKNGIRIELSRTTPRMLEELLKLEVPEIKDGEVNIYKTARIPGDRAKVAVFSNNPKIDPIGSTVGVKGVRINAVSKQLCGESIDCIEYSDVPEIFLTKALAPANIISVQVNKETSKATVKVMSDQKSKAIGKNGVNIRLASMITGYEIEIQEIDSHQNHDKNPSATKLSLDALESLFKS is encoded by the coding sequence ATGGAAAAAATATTAGACATAATCGAGATTCTCTCCTATGAAAAGGGTATCCCCAATGACTTGGTATTAGATATTGTAAAAAATCTTATTATCAAGACGGCAAAACAAGAGATTGGTGAAGATATTGATTATAGTGTGGAAGAAAATCAAAAAGAAAGAACATTAAAATTAATTCACAATCTCAATGTATGCGAAGATAATGCCCCAATGCTTCAAGAAGGCTTACGAAACTTCATAGGAATAAGTGAAGCAAAAAAAATTGATGAGACTTTAAACATTGGGGATATGATTAAATCAGAATTAACCCTGGAGAATATGAGTCGCAGTGCAGTCAATAGAATTTTCAAGGATTTAGAGTTTCATTTACAACGCACCATTGAAGAGCAACTCTTTAAAAGCTTTAAAGAAAAATTAGGAAGCTTGGTAAGTGGGGTTGTTTTAGAGGTAGATTCTGAAGAAACAACCTTTATTGAAATTAATGAGATTAGAGCCTTCCTTCCTTTAAAAAATAGAATAAAAGGTGAAAAATTTAAAGTAGGCGACAGTGTTACTACTATCTTAAAAAGCGTTAGAATGGATAAAAATGGAATACGGATTGAATTATCAAGAACTACACCAAGAATGTTGGAAGAACTCTTAAAACTAGAGGTGCCTGAAATTAAAGATGGCGAAGTAAATATTTATAAAACTGCGAGAATCCCCGGAGATAGAGCAAAAGTTGCAGTATTTTCAAACAATCCAAAAATAGATCCAATAGGCTCTACCGTTGGAGTTAAGGGAGTTAGAATTAATGCTGTTAGCAAACAACTTTGTGGAGAAAGTATTGATTGTATTGAATACTCTGATGTTCCAGAAATTTTCCTAACTAAAGCCCTAGCTCCTGCAAATATTATCAGTGTCCAAGTAAATAAAGAGACTTCAAAAGCAACTGTGAAAGTCATGTCAGATCAAAAAAGTAAAGCAATTGGTAAAAATGGAGTAAATATTAGATTAGCCTCAATGATTACAGGTTATGAAATAGAAATTCAAGAAATTGATTCTCATCAAAATCATGACAAGAATCCTAGTGCAACTAAGCTTAGTCTTGATGCATTAGAATCCCTATTTAAGTCTTAA
- a CDS encoding HP0268 family nuclease, with translation MELKLALTSKNSKEQVITLDDMLEQAIGEKFFYLDKENKEKDLQKVIKTFASKRRSAKLNKVFFGLDEKDFIFELHII, from the coding sequence ATGGAATTAAAACTCGCATTAACAAGTAAGAATTCAAAAGAGCAGGTTATTACTTTAGATGATATGCTAGAGCAAGCTATTGGTGAGAAATTTTTTTATCTTGATAAGGAAAATAAAGAGAAGGATTTGCAAAAGGTGATTAAAACTTTTGCTAGTAAGAGACGATCAGCAAAATTAAATAAAGTTTTTTTTGGGTTAGATGAAAAAGATTTTATTTTTGAGCTACATATAATTTAA
- the miaB gene encoding tRNA (N6-isopentenyl adenosine(37)-C2)-methylthiotransferase MiaB has product MKLYIETLGCAMNTRDSEHMISELQKKEGYVLTDSPKDADLILINTCSVREKPERKLFSEIGQFAKIKKPDAKIGVCGCTASHMGEQIIKKAPHVDFVLGARNVSKITEVIHRPKAVEVSIDYDDSTYVFDIARNTGVKALLNISIGCDKKCAYCIVPHTRGKEISIPLDLLLNEAHKLVENGVKEIMLLGQNVNNYGVRFSQGHPKVNFSNLLREMGKIEGLERIRFTSPHPLHMDDEFIEEFASNPKVCKSIHIPLQSGSTKVLKAMRRGYTKEWYLNRVAKIKQLVPNVGISTDIIVGFPTEEEADFQDTLEVLEAVRFDTLYSFVYSPRPHTESASWADNLRVPQEVATQRLAQLQQRHKEILQEDSQKEIGREHIVLIENHKNSQKEVFSEGRSDNGRLIRLENEVLPLGDLIKVEVIATNGGSLIGRSKK; this is encoded by the coding sequence ATGAAACTTTATATCGAGACTTTAGGTTGTGCGATGAACACTCGCGATAGCGAGCATATGATATCAGAATTGCAAAAAAAAGAGGGTTATGTCCTTACTGATTCTCCTAAAGATGCGGATTTGATATTGATTAATACTTGCAGTGTGCGTGAAAAGCCAGAAAGAAAACTATTTTCTGAGATTGGGCAATTTGCTAAGATAAAAAAACCAGATGCTAAGATAGGTGTATGTGGTTGTACAGCAAGTCATATGGGGGAGCAGATTATTAAAAAAGCCCCTCATGTAGATTTTGTGCTAGGTGCAAGGAATGTGTCAAAGATTACAGAAGTAATCCATAGGCCAAAAGCCGTAGAAGTGTCTATTGATTATGATGATAGTACTTATGTTTTTGATATCGCTAGAAACACCGGAGTAAAGGCTTTATTAAATATTTCTATTGGTTGTGATAAAAAATGTGCTTATTGTATTGTTCCTCATACTCGTGGTAAGGAAATTTCTATTCCTTTGGATTTATTATTAAATGAGGCACATAAGCTTGTTGAAAATGGGGTCAAAGAGATTATGTTGCTTGGACAAAATGTAAATAATTATGGAGTGAGGTTTTCTCAAGGACACCCAAAGGTTAATTTTAGTAATCTTTTAAGGGAGATGGGAAAAATTGAAGGGTTGGAGCGCATACGCTTTACTTCCCCGCATCCACTACATATGGATGATGAATTTATAGAGGAATTTGCATCAAACCCCAAGGTATGCAAGTCTATACATATACCATTGCAAAGCGGTTCTACAAAGGTTTTAAAAGCAATGCGTAGAGGATATACAAAAGAATGGTATTTAAATCGTGTTGCAAAGATAAAGCAATTGGTTCCCAATGTTGGAATTAGCACAGATATTATCGTGGGATTTCCTACAGAAGAAGAGGCTGATTTTCAAGATACACTTGAAGTTTTGGAGGCTGTGAGATTTGATACTCTTTATAGTTTTGTTTATTCTCCAAGACCCCATACAGAATCTGCTAGTTGGGCTGATAATCTGAGAGTTCCACAAGAGGTTGCAACACAAAGATTAGCACAACTGCAACAAAGACATAAAGAGATTTTGCAAGAGGATTCTCAAAAAGAAATTGGCAGGGAACATATTGTTTTAATAGAAAATCATAAAAATAGCCAAAAAGAGGTTTTTTCAGAGGGTCGTAGCGATAATGGCAGGCTGATTAGATTGGAAAATGAAGTTTTGCCATTAGGAGATCTGATAAAAGTAGAAGTAATTGCTACAAACGGTGGAAGTTTGATAGGTAGAAGCAAGAAATGA
- a CDS encoding lysophospholipid acyltransferase family protein, producing the protein MKFSLRRRVILLLLPRLMWFLMWAVYLTCRKRFHISQELETTNCIATFWHGEFLMLPFAYLKLRKQPKIFVITSKHFHGELIARVCHCFGFKTIRGSTNYNGVDRGGMKVLLESFKKLKQGWDMGITPDGPKGPYHSIASGVIVMGQKTGIPLSAFRVKSQSFWELKTWDRFQIPKPFSKIEFFLSQPFVLESMLSEQEARAKIYEKMQAL; encoded by the coding sequence ATGAAATTCTCTTTAAGGCGAAGGGTAATTTTATTGCTTTTACCACGTTTGATGTGGTTTTTAATGTGGGCTGTTTATCTTACTTGTAGAAAACGCTTTCATATTTCACAAGAACTGGAAACAACAAATTGTATTGCTACATTTTGGCATGGTGAGTTTTTGATGCTCCCCTTTGCTTACCTAAAACTTCGCAAGCAACCAAAAATATTTGTTATCACTAGTAAGCATTTTCACGGTGAATTGATTGCTAGGGTTTGCCATTGTTTTGGATTTAAAACAATCAGGGGATCAACAAATTATAATGGAGTAGATAGAGGGGGCATGAAAGTCTTGTTGGAATCTTTTAAAAAGCTTAAGCAAGGTTGGGATATGGGAATTACTCCAGATGGACCAAAAGGTCCTTATCACAGTATTGCAAGTGGTGTCATTGTGATGGGACAAAAAACAGGGATTCCTTTGAGCGCATTTAGAGTAAAAAGCCAGAGTTTTTGGGAACTAAAGACTTGGGATAGATTTCAAATTCCAAAACCCTTTAGTAAGATTGAGTTTTTTTTGTCCCAACCTTTTGTTTTAGAGAGTATGTTAAGCGAACAGGAAGCTAGGGCAAAAATCTATGAAAAAATGCAAGCTTTATGA